The Chitinophagales bacterium genomic interval CTTTCCGTGGTTCCTGAAATAATTGGAATACATCTTCCCTGGCTGGTATCCAGCACAATATCATGTCCCCTGTCATCCTGGAATCCGCCATAGTAACTGAAGAATTCAAGGCTGGAAAGGCAGTTGTCAAACTTGGCGATAAAACAATCTCCCGTGCTGCCGGTAGAGTTAAATGTACTGTCGTATTTGGATAGGGCATTGGTTCCCATATTGTTACTCTTGGCTCTTCCCGTAACAAAAAGTTCACTGGTATAAGGATCAATTGCAATAGCCAGGATATTATCCGGCGCACCCTGGTTGAATTTATTACCTCCCAGTTTAATCCATCTCAGTAAGTTGCCTGCAGTATCATATTTGGCTATAAAGCCATCGTAATTATCTCCTTTCGGCGATTGATAAACAGGTGCGGAGCATCCCTCCTCCGTCACACAACCAACAGTTGCTTTTGCCGATGCATCCGTATTGCGTATTTCTCCTCCTATGAAAATATAACTGTGACCGTTGTAATTATCCAGCGCCAGTGTAAAAGCACGTTCTTTCCCCTGTACAGGGAGCCCATTGGAAAAAAAGCGCGTAGCGAAAATCCGCTTCCACATAATGTCACCGCAATGGTTCAGCTTCAGCAGGAAAACATCATCATCGCCCGATTTCATCATCGTGTCACACATCATCACACTGTCTGTTACGGAAGCGGTACGGCCTACCACATAAATTACTTCCGGATATACAGATTTGTCAACGGCAATCTGTTCGATATATTCATTTTTATGCGTGGTGCTGCCCAGGTCAATGTAGGTTCCCCATCCCGGATAATAAATTTGCGCCTTTGCTGCCGGCAGGAAAAATAAACCTGCAAATACAGTGATGATGAAATACCGCATAACCGTATAAAATGTCTTTCTGCAAATCATAATGATCAAAATTTATAGTACGAATCTCAAACTCTTGCTGAAGCAATGGAATCCATCTTTGCCGCTGCTATCCGTCATTCTTCCCTGAATTTATTCCTCGAAAGGACGAAGCCGGAATTTAGCCTGCACAATTGAATCTCTTCACGCGCTCTAAGCATCAAAAAATAAAGAGGGCAAATATAAACACTCGTTGTAAGTCCGCGTAATTTATCATGGCGGCAACCGGTACTTTATATTATAATCTCCTGTTAATTGAAAAGTATCTATCCACAGAAAGCACCTTTGGAGTATCTGGCAAATCATTTTGCAGGTGCCGGGAAAAATGTCTGTTACCTTGTGGCTCCACAAAAAAGGAAGTGTCATTTTTCTTTATATCCTCAAATTTCAATTGCTTCAGACAGTGCCGGAGCGGAAAACAGATAACTGATCAGCAGGCAATTTGAAAGCAGCATGGTGCATCGTCACATGAGGCAATGTCTTCATACGGCAGATATCACTCCCCTTTTACTTATTTTTGGAACCATTATCACAATAATTTGAAATATTTAATCATGTTAGTCAGACTATTCAATAAGAGCATATACACACTGACTGCTATAGGATTATGGCTGCTGGTATTCAGTCAGCCGGTGAAATCTCAGACCTATAATGCAGTTGACTGGGGTACCTATTTCAACGATAACGTCAACTACCCGGATTACATGTATGAACTGGATGACCTGGTTGATCAGTTGATTGTGGACGAAAATAAACCTGAAAATATTTACCTGGTGAGTCAAAGCAAGGCCCCTCCTAAAATTGATGTCTCCATTTGTGACGGAGAAATTATGGACCTCGGAGGCGGCGACGGCTATGTGGCGAAATATAACCGTTGTGGCGATCTTATCTGGTCGGTTTACATTGGAGATTTCATTCAATGTATAGCACTGGATAAAGAAAATGGAATACCTGTTTTTTATGTAGCCGGTAAAAAAGGGTTCGTGGTAGATCCTGTAACGGCAGTGGCCTGTGATGGAAGCATAGCACCGGTTTTTCAGCCGGAAGCTGCAGACAAAGACGATGCATTTATTGCTAAATTTATTGATAATGGCACATCCGCATCTCTCTTGCGCTGGACCTATTTCGGCGGAAAGACAGCAAGCGGGAGTAAACTGGCCCCTGACAATATCCTGGGTATCGCTGTCAATAGGCACACGGTATTTGTGACGGGCACCACCAAAAGCATTCATCTTGATACGCTGGCACAGCATGCGGGTGATACAACACTCGATGAAAGCGGCGATGCTTTTTTCGCAGTGTTTGACAGCTTGTTAAGTTCATTGGAGTTTTTCTCTTACATCGGAGGCCCTGGCAATGACCGATGCCATGATATTATCGTTTACGACAATGGAACCGCTCCGGCTGATGTCTTCATCAGCGGGACTACGGATAGTCCTTCCGATATAGCATCCGGCACCGGTTTCGATCAAACCTATAACACCGGCACTGATGCGTTTTTATGCCAGTGGGATGATGATGATAATGATGGCATCTTTAAACAGAAATGGGGCACCTACCTCGGAGGATCGAAGTACGACCATGGCAGGCAGATGGCGATTGACGCCGATGGAAATGCATTGATAACATTGTGGGGACAAAGTAGCGATCTGCCGGTAACTGAAAAAGCATATGATAAAAACTTTGGTATTCCCGGACAACAGAATGATGGCAGCGATGCTTCCATCTTTAAAATTAGTAATAGCGGAAGCTTGATGTCTTGCACCTACTTTGGCGGCAACCGTGATGAAACGGTGAATGGCCTGGTTGTTTTCAGAAAGCAACAAAAACAATATGTCATAATATCTGGGCTGACAAAAACACCCGGCGATCAGTTCCCATCCAAATACCCAATTCAGACATCGCTCAACGGCACCAACAGCACAAATTTCTATGATGCATATATAGCAGTGCTTAATGATCCGGTAACCGCTCAGCAGAAGCTGATGTTTTCCACATTTTTTGGCGGATCGGCAGAAGAAGGACAGAAGACTGGCGCCAGCTATCATCCTGTAATTGCACTCGGTCCAAATAATGAATTATATTTCAGCGTCGCGACCACAAGTACAGACTTCAATACCGTGATCGGTAACAACTTTCAGCAGCTGATCAATAATTACAACGGGGAATCAGATGCATTTTTAGCTAAACTAATAAACCTGGATGCGGGCAAACAGTATGATTGCCCCGGGCCGCTGAAAGCCATTATTCAGTCTGATGATTTTCCGGCAGATGAAAATGTATTGTCTGTGTCTCCCAATCCGTTTGCCGACGACTTCACTGTCAAATTCATTGCTGATGCTGATGAGCATGGGACGATACAGATTTTCAGTTGTTACGGAAATAAAGTGATGGATGAACAAACAGGTATTGTCCGCGGCATGAATTACATGCATGTTGATCTAAGTAAAGAACCAGCCGGATTGTATTTGTTGTACATCAACAACGGTAAAAAGCAGATGCTGCAAAAAGTGATCAAACAAAATTAAAACAGATTAAAGGGCATCTCTGCTGAAACCGGTATTTTTAAGCCGGCTTATTTGGCGTAATCCGTATGCATAGTGTTTGTTTACTGAGTGACAAGGAGTTGCTGTTTCCGGCAGCTGAAATTGATACGGACATTACGATAAAACCAGCATTAAACATCATACATCATAGAACCAACCTTCACGCATGAAGTACATTTTACCCTTAATCATTCTTTTCTGCTCTTATCAAAGTTTTGCCAGCTGTACCCTTCCGGCGCCTAATGGATTTAAAACAACTGATGTTGCCAGCTGTCAGCTTTCCGTAAAATGGAAAAAAGTAAACGGTGCCGTTGCCTATCATCTGCAATATAAGCCAATCGCTGCCGGTAACTGGATACCATTGAATGCCATTGGTAACGTAACGGCTTATACCATAACCGGCCTTGCAGCCAGCACTGCTTATGATATTAAGGTTGTAGCAGTATGCGCATCTAATGAGGAAGGCGCTTTCTCTCCTGTCGTTTCAGCTGTTACAACAGCCTGCAGCACGCCAACCAACCTCGCAGTATCAGGTATCACCAGCGCCACTGCTACTGTCAGCTGGAGTGCGCTTTGCGGAGCCACTAATTTCACACTGCGTTACCGCAAAACGGGTACATCAGCCTGGATCACACTGCCCGGTATTTCATCTGTCACCTATCAACTCACCGGGCTCTTACCGGCAACAGATTACCAGGTGCGGGTGCGCGCCAAGTGCGGATCAAAGCCTTCGGATTATTCGGCTATCGTCGATTTCACCACCCAGTCATTGTCAGTTCCATCCAGGAAAAATGTGTTGCTCGTAATCATAGATGATGCGCGCTTCGACTCTTATGCTGTTACCGGAGCACCAACATGGTTTCATGATACTTCGATGTCGAAAATTGCCAATGAAGGGGTGAGCTTCTCATTGAGTTTTCCGGCGCAGTCACAATGTGCACCAAGCCGTGCATCCATAACCAGCGGACTGTACCCTCACCTGCACGGTGTAACAGATAACCCGACACAGGCTAATTCGGATACGATTACACAGATAACCCTTCCGCAGATTTTGCATGATAACGGATACTACACAGGACTTATCGGAAAATACCATGTATCCAAGCATCCGCAGCCGGGCTACGACTACTGGATGGAAATGCATGGCAATGATTATACCGATACAAAGTATAATCTCAATGGCACTACTGTTACGATACCCGGCCATGCCACTGATGTGGTCGCAGACAGTGCGATTGGTTTCCTTAAGAAAGTACCTGCCGATAAACCATTTTACCTGTGGCTGGCTTTTGCCGCTCCGCATACACCGCAGGTTCCGCGCCCGCAAGACGATGGTATTTTTAATAATGAAACAATGCCTGTACCGCTCAGCCCGGCCAAATACACGCAAAACTATCCTGCCTTTCTTTACAATTGCCATAATGCTTCCAATGCCGCAGGGTTGGCTGATTATTATGAAGGTTATTTTGAACTGCTCTACGGTGTGGAAGTACGGCTGGGAAATATTTTCCAGGAACTGGCCAATGAAGGCCTTATGGACAGCACGCTGATTATTTTTATGAGTGACAACGGATACATGATCGGCGAACACCAGCTGTTTGAAAAACAATTGTCGTATGAAGAATCCATTAAAATTCCCATATTCATGCGTTATCCCGGACTGATTTCAGCCGGCACGGAAATAAATGATAATCTCGCGATGAATATTGACATCGCACCTACCATACTGGATTTTGCAGGTATCACTGACACGTTTGGTATGCAGGGTGTTTCACTGCTGAAGATGATGAACAATACCGTGCAACGTAAGGAAATGCTTTACGAGTTTTTCAATAAGGATTGCGTGCCCGATATCAGGGCAGTAAGGTCGCTCGACTTTAAGTATGTTAAGTACAATTGCTCTCAGATAACCGAAGAACTGTATGATCTCAATGGTGATCCGCTGGAAACAACAAACCTGGTTAATACACCGGCTTATGCATCTGTATTGCAGCAGTACCGCGACAAATTAACTTTTTGGCGCAACTATTACCAGGACTTCACCTGGGATTCGCTGTACATCTGCAGCCTTACCAACCCGCAGCGGCTTACCCATACTCAGGGTACACCGCTTACATTGCTCACAACCTTTCCCAATCCCGCCAATAGTGAAATCATGATTCATTTTATTTCTTCCGAATCCGCTCCGGTAACTTTGCGGGTAATAAACACTTTAGGGATAACTGTTGATGAACAACTACTTTCCGAACCTGAATCAGAATTGTTCATCACCTTGCCCGTTGACAAACTTCCTTCCGGAAATTACCATGTCGTTGTACAGCAGGGAGATAATGTATACTCAACAGCCTTTCAACGACAATAGTCCTTGTGCACTGAAAAGCATTGTATTGCATGCACCTCATTGATCTGATGCGGGGCAATTTGCTGGCGATCAGCATACAAACATCATTTATTGTACAAGCAGTCAGATTTACAGCATGTTTTGCAC includes:
- a CDS encoding T9SS type A sorting domain-containing protein, which gives rise to MLVRLFNKSIYTLTAIGLWLLVFSQPVKSQTYNAVDWGTYFNDNVNYPDYMYELDDLVDQLIVDENKPENIYLVSQSKAPPKIDVSICDGEIMDLGGGDGYVAKYNRCGDLIWSVYIGDFIQCIALDKENGIPVFYVAGKKGFVVDPVTAVACDGSIAPVFQPEAADKDDAFIAKFIDNGTSASLLRWTYFGGKTASGSKLAPDNILGIAVNRHTVFVTGTTKSIHLDTLAQHAGDTTLDESGDAFFAVFDSLLSSLEFFSYIGGPGNDRCHDIIVYDNGTAPADVFISGTTDSPSDIASGTGFDQTYNTGTDAFLCQWDDDDNDGIFKQKWGTYLGGSKYDHGRQMAIDADGNALITLWGQSSDLPVTEKAYDKNFGIPGQQNDGSDASIFKISNSGSLMSCTYFGGNRDETVNGLVVFRKQQKQYVIISGLTKTPGDQFPSKYPIQTSLNGTNSTNFYDAYIAVLNDPVTAQQKLMFSTFFGGSAEEGQKTGASYHPVIALGPNNELYFSVATTSTDFNTVIGNNFQQLINNYNGESDAFLAKLINLDAGKQYDCPGPLKAIIQSDDFPADENVLSVSPNPFADDFTVKFIADADEHGTIQIFSCYGNKVMDEQTGIVRGMNYMHVDLSKEPAGLYLLYINNGKKQMLQKVIKQN
- a CDS encoding sulfatase-like hydrolase/transferase, which gives rise to MKYILPLIILFCSYQSFASCTLPAPNGFKTTDVASCQLSVKWKKVNGAVAYHLQYKPIAAGNWIPLNAIGNVTAYTITGLAASTAYDIKVVAVCASNEEGAFSPVVSAVTTACSTPTNLAVSGITSATATVSWSALCGATNFTLRYRKTGTSAWITLPGISSVTYQLTGLLPATDYQVRVRAKCGSKPSDYSAIVDFTTQSLSVPSRKNVLLVIIDDARFDSYAVTGAPTWFHDTSMSKIANEGVSFSLSFPAQSQCAPSRASITSGLYPHLHGVTDNPTQANSDTITQITLPQILHDNGYYTGLIGKYHVSKHPQPGYDYWMEMHGNDYTDTKYNLNGTTVTIPGHATDVVADSAIGFLKKVPADKPFYLWLAFAAPHTPQVPRPQDDGIFNNETMPVPLSPAKYTQNYPAFLYNCHNASNAAGLADYYEGYFELLYGVEVRLGNIFQELANEGLMDSTLIIFMSDNGYMIGEHQLFEKQLSYEESIKIPIFMRYPGLISAGTEINDNLAMNIDIAPTILDFAGITDTFGMQGVSLLKMMNNTVQRKEMLYEFFNKDCVPDIRAVRSLDFKYVKYNCSQITEELYDLNGDPLETTNLVNTPAYASVLQQYRDKLTFWRNYYQDFTWDSLYICSLTNPQRLTHTQGTPLTLLTTFPNPANSEIMIHFISSESAPVTLRVINTLGITVDEQLLSEPESELFITLPVDKLPSGNYHVVVQQGDNVYSTAFQRQ